The following coding sequences are from one Dreissena polymorpha isolate Duluth1 chromosome 8, UMN_Dpol_1.0, whole genome shotgun sequence window:
- the LOC127840331 gene encoding uncharacterized protein LOC127840331, with amino-acid sequence MRTTTAIFRIKRQSKYFNKMRRKTKLNLHRVKSRRSKCGYADMTRELLQLVAKDDVNARKTLLPQKKFINTKISNKSAHLCMTPSRTNKRKLTPLKSPIKTPFKSPIYKARAIDHLYTVRDDRINIICWRSLRIYHQSVTRTVRHASLDSEQSLLILRSKTISLIIEKGVRRKAGPLIWTETLYKKAPLVLGGKKLEKMIPKCWLLLKWA; translated from the exons atgcgaacgaccacggctATTTTTCGGATAAAACGTCAATCGAAG TATTTTAACAAGATGCGACGAAAAACAAAGCTTAACTTACATAGAGTCAAATCCAGAAGATCGAAATGTGGTTATGCTGACATGACGCGAGAACTGCTTCAACTTGTCGCGAAAGATGATGTAAACGCTCGGAAAACTTTGTTGCCACAAAAGAAATTCATCAACACCAAGATCTCGAACAAATCAGCACACCTATGCATGACGCCTTCGCGAACCAACAAACGCAAACTGACACCGTTGAAATCTCCTATTAAGACTCCTTTCAAATCTCCCATTTACAAAGCAAGAGCAATCG acCATTTATATACCGTACGGGACGATCGCATAAATATCATCTGCTGGAGAAGTCTAAGGATTTATCATCAGAGTGTGACCAGAACTGTGCGGCATGCGTCTCTAGATTCAGAGCAGTCGTTACTGATATTACGATCAA AGACCATTTCTTTGATCATCGAAAAGGGAGTAAGAAGAAAGGCGGGACCGTTGATATGGACAGAAACTCTATACAAAAAGGCGCCCTTGGTGTTAGGTGGGAAAAAGCTAGAAAAAATGATTCCAAAATGCTGGTTACTTCTAAAATGGGCTTAA